In Microtus ochrogaster isolate Prairie Vole_2 chromosome 4, MicOch1.0, whole genome shotgun sequence, one genomic interval encodes:
- the Tubb4b gene encoding tubulin beta-4B chain, translated as MREIVHLQAGQCGNQIGAKFWEVISDEHGIDPTGTYHGDSDLQLERINVYYNEATGGKYVPRAVLVDLEPGTMDSVRSGPFGQIFRPDNFVFGQSGAGNNWAKGHYTEGAELVDSVLDVVRKEAESCDCLQGFQLTHSLGGGTGSGMGTLLISKIREEYPDRIMNTFSVVPSPKVSDTVVEPYNATLSVHQLVENTDETYCIDNEALYDICFRTLKLTTPTYGDLNHLVSATMSGVTTCLRFPGQLNADLRKLAVNMVPFPRLHFFMPGFAPLTSRGSQQYRALTVPELTQQMFDAKNMMAACDPRHGRYLTVAAVFRGRMSMKEVDEQMLNVQNKNSSYFVEWIPNNVKTAVCDIPPRGLKMSATFIGNSTAIQELFKRISEQFTAMFRRKAFLHWYTGEGMDEMEFTEAESNMNDLVSEYQQYQDATAEEEGEFEEEAEEEVA; from the exons ATGAGGGAGATCGTGCACCTGCAGGCTGGGCAGTGCGGCAACCAGATTGGCGCCAAG TTCTGGGAGGTGATCAGCGACGAGCATGGCATTGATCCCACCGGCACGTACCACGGAGATAGCGACCTCCAGCTGGAGCGTATCAACGTGTACTACAACGAGGCCACCG GTGGCAAGTATGTGCCCCGTGCCGTGCTCGTGGACTTGGAGCCCGGCACTATGGACTCAGTGCGCTCCGGGCCCTTCGGGCAGATCTTCAGACCGGACAACTTCGTCTTCG gTCAGAGTGGGGCTGGGAACAACTGGGCCAAGGGGCACTACACAGAAGGCGCAGAGCTGGTTGACTCGGTGTTGGACGTTGTGAGAAAGGAAGCCGAGAGCTGTGATTGCCTGCAGGGCTTCCAGCTGACCCACTCCCTGGGCGGGGGGACTGGTTCTGGGATGGGTACCCTCCTTATCAGCAAGATCCGGGAGGAGTACCCGGACAGAATCATGAACACCTTCAGTGTGGTCCCTTCCCCCAAGGTGTCGGACACAGTGGTTGAGCCTTACAATGCCACCCTTTCAGTGCACCAGCTCGTTGAAAACACTGATGAGACCTATTGCATTGATAACGAAGCACTCTATGACATCTGTTTCAGAACCCTAAAGCTGACCACACCTACTTATGGTGACCTGAACCATCTAGTGTCTGCCACCATGAGTGGGGTCACCACATGCCTGCGGTTCCCTGGCCAGCTAAATGCTGACCTGCGGAAGCTGGCTGTCAATATGGTGCCCTTCCCTCGCCTGCACTTCTTCATGCCTGGCTTTGCCCCCTTGACCAGCCGGGGCAGTCAGCAGTACCGGGCCCTGACAGTTCCTGAGCTCACTCAGCAGATGTTCGATGCCAAGAACATGATGGCCGCCTGTGATCCCCGCCATGGGCGCTACTTGACGGTGGCTGCCGTCTTCAGGGGCCGCATGTCTATGAAGGAGGTGGACGAACAGATGCTTAACGTCCAGAACAAGAACAGCAGCTACTTTGTTGAGTGGATCCCCAACAACGTGAAAACAGCTGTCTGCGACATTCCACCTCGGGGTCTAAAAATGTCCGCTACCTTCATTGGCAACAGCACTGCCATCCAGGAGCTGTTCAAGCGCATCTCCGAGCAGTTCACAGCCATGTTCCGACGCAAGGCCTTCCTGCACTGGTACACGGGTGAGGGCATGGATGAGATGGAGTTCACCGAGGCTGAGAGCAACATGAACGACCTGGTGTCTGAGTACCAGCAGTACCAGGATGCCACAGCTGAGGAGGAGGGCGAGTttgaggaggaggctgaggaggaggtgGCCTAG
- the Fam166a gene encoding protein FAM166A, which translates to MTATQKHNLFTPEPHYIPGYAGFYPQLRYQVGNTYGRTTAQLLTDPSVQKSPCSVLSPMSKPKFIEDFSKSKPPWIPCRDLTTPYIPHYTSLKPYKNFEILGQPPRQEVDTQGPPQVENISRQVSLPADFMPYPPYPPFPPGRKAEARELGHPGLLLAYGEEAWKNAAPVQESPGRYQLYHCRRDEYLPPHPPQETLDVGRYQRLPQLDHPNLIQRKAISGYAGFVPRFAWVMGMNYRDGVTQAMDEFDKNQFTFRHPVCALGERLPRSHWPNTTIYRNQGLIPFYMGFIPSMQDNYALTFGNSTRKAYQKELERRSHTL; encoded by the exons ATGACAGCTACTCAGAAACACAACCTCTTCACTCCAGAACCCCACTACATCCCTGG CTATGCTGGTTTCTATCCTCAACTGCGCTACCAGGTGGGGAACACCTATGGCCGCACCACGGCGCAGTTGCTCACCGATCCCAGCGTACAGAAGAGCCCCTGCTCTGTTCTGTCACCTATGTCCAAGCCCAAGTTCATCGAGGACTTCAGTAAATCTAAGCCACCGTGGATTCCCTGCAGGGACCTGACAACACCTTACATCCCCCACTAtacca GTCTGAAACCCTACAAGAACTTTGAGATCCTGGGCCAGCCCCCACGCCAGGAGGTGGACACCCAGGGGCCACCACAGGTAGAGAACATATCCAGACAAGTTTCACTGCCTGCAGACTTCATGCCCTATCCTCCCTACCCACCATTCCCTCCAGGCAGAAAGGCGGAAGCTAGAGAACTGGGACATCCAGGTCTATTGTTGGCGTACGGGGAAGAGGCCTGGAAGAACGCGGCACCTGTTCAGGAGAGCCCAGGGAGGTACCAG CTTTACCACTGCAGGAGGGATGAGTACCTGCCTCCACATCCCCCGCAGGAGACACTAGATGTGGGCAGGTACCAGCGACTACCCCAGCTGGACCACCCCAACCTAATCCAACGCAAGGCCATCTCAG GCTATGCTGGCTTTGTCCCCCGGTTTGCCTGGGTGATGGGGATGAATTATCGTGATGGAGTCACACAAGCTATGGATGAGTTTGACAAGAACCAG TTTACGTTCAGACACCCAGTCTGTGCTCTGGGTGAAAGGCTGCCCAGGAGCCACTGGCCAAATACCACCATCTACCGGAACCAAGGCCTGATTCCTTTCTACATGGGCTTCATCCCAT CCATGCAGGACAACTACGCACTGACTTTTGGTAACAGCACCCGAAAAGCCTATCAGAAGGAACTGGAGAGGCGAAGCCACACACTATGA
- the Stpg3 gene encoding protein STPG3 — translation MNFDQKAVKFLANFYINGGKHWTRGPLSQQPLHPTQPEAAALWWDQELEAAWDEMWPPKTKRAPSGFRMAAPKESSAFCTGTLKELFLERRPPILTDLDVPGPTAYEVPSASLRESSPHPHYSMGRKYPGREGGGRRAWQTLWFQSESPFLQKTDFDQERKWPSPAEYRPLSQPAFPAFSFGRRRRSAVKIPESNLRPGMLRARGPSTYVPLLTASQPSGEKRPSPNTYNILPGFRMQSTRSPAFSMSRSPAFVSWASSPRTPGPAAYYVEDCYNSRFPSPPGVVIQGVRRPKRHDTGPFCTL, via the exons ATGAATTTTGACCAGAAGGCTGTGAAATTCCTGGCAAATTTTTACATCAATGGAGGCAAACACTGGACCCGGGGGCCCCTGAGTCAGCAACCTCTTCATCCCACGCA GCCGGAGGCTGCTGCTCTATGGTGGGaccaggagcttgaggcagcctGGGATGAGATGTGGCCCCCAAAGACGAAGAGGGCCCCAAGTGGCTTCAGAATGGCTGCCCCCAAAGAGTCCTCAGCTTTCTGCACAGGGACCCTGAAGGAGCTGT TCCTGGAACGACGCCCTCCGATCCTGACTGACCTGGATGTCCCTGGTCCCACCGCGTATGAGGTGCCCAGTGCGTCTCTGCGGGAGTCCTCTCCACATCCCCATTACAGCATGGGCCGCAAGTACCCTGGCCGAG AGGGTGGTGGCCGCAGGGCATGGCAGACCTTGTGGTTCCAAAGTGAAAGCCCTTTCCTGCAGAAGACCGACTTCGACCAAGAGCGAAAG TGGCCATCACCCGCCGAGTACAGGCCTCTGAGCCAGCCCGCCTTCCCGGCCTTCAGCTTTGGCCGCCGACGCCGCTCCGCTGTCAAGATACCAGAGAGTAATTTACGTCCAGGGATGCTTCGAGCCCGAGGTCCCTCTACCTATGTTCCACTCTTGACTGCCTCACAGCCCTCTGGCGAGAAGCGACCCAGCCCTAACACCTATAACATCCTTCCTGGGTTCCGTATGCAGAGCACACGTTCACCTGCCTTCTCCATGAGTCGCTCCCCAGCGTTTGTCTCCTGGGCCAGCTCCC CCCGAACCCCAGGTCCGGCTGCATACTACGTGGAAGACTGCTACAATTCCCGCTTCCCGTCTCCGCCTGGAGTAGTCATCCAAGGAGTGCGCAGACCCAAGCGGCACGACACAGGCCCCTTCTGCACACTGTAG
- the Nelfb gene encoding negative elongation factor B has translation MDHQRVAARNLSVAAAFSRDLLAAGPQRRAEVGGVGRRKRLCGGDLATLEAAGERGSGGPRGGTVERASGAPSASSTASGERGGDGVHSRAAAGASAMFAGLQDLGVANGEDLKETLTNCTEPLKAIEQFQTENGVLLPSLQSALPFLDLHGTPRLEFHQSVFDELRDKLLERVSAIASEGKAEERYKKLEDLLEKSFSLVKMPSLQPVVMCVMKHLPKVPEKKLKLVMADKELYRACAVEVKRQIWQDNQALFGDEVSPLLKQYILEKESALFSTELSVLHNFFSPSPKTRRQGEVVQKLTQMVGKNVKLYDMVLQFLRTLFLRTRNVHYCTLRAELLMSLHDLDVSDICTVDPCHKFTWCLDACIRERFVDSKRARELQGFLDGVKKGQEQVLGDLSMILCDPFAINTLSLSTIRHLQELVSQETLPRDSPDLLLLLRLLALGQGAWDLIDSQVFKEPKMEAELITKFLPMLMSFVVDDYTFNVDQKLPAEEKAPVTYPNTLPESFTKFLQEQRMACEVGLYYVLHITKQRNKNALLRLLPGLVETFGDLAFSDIFLHLLTGSLALLADEFALEDFCSSLFDGFFLTASPRKENVHRHVLRLLLHLHPRVAPSKLEALQKALEPTGQSGEAVKELYSQLGEKLEQLDHRKPSPTQATETPALELPLPNVPAPAPL, from the exons ATGGACCAccag CGAGTCGCTGCCCGGAACCTGAGCGTGGCGGCGGCGTTTTCCCGGGACCTATTGGCTGCTGGACCGCAGCGAAGGGCGGAAGTGGGAGGTGTGGGCCGGCGTAAGCGGCTCTGCGGGGGCGATCTGGCCACGCTGGAGGCTGCGGGCGAGCGGGGTTCGGGGGGTCCCCGTGGTGGAACCGTGGAGAGGGCTTCTGGCGCTCCTTCAGCGTCCTCGACGGCCTCAGGGGAGCGCGGCGGGGATGGGGTACACAGCCGGGCGGCAGCCGGAGCCTCGGCCATGTTCGCGGGGCTCCAGGACCTGGGCGTGGCCAATGGCGAGGACCTGAAAGAGACCCTGACCAACTGCACAGAACCGCTCAAAGCCATTGAGCAATTTCAG ACAGAGAATGGCGTGCTGCTGCCATCCCTGCAGTCGGCCCTGCCCTTCTTGGACCTACATGGGACACCGCGGCTGGAGTTCCATCAGTCAGTGTTTGATGAGCTACGCGACAAACTGCTGGAACGAGTGTCAGCTATCGCCTCTgagggaaaggcagaggagag GTACAAGAAGCTGGAAGACCTTCTGGAAAAGAGCTTTTCTCTGGTCAAGATGCCATCCCTACAACCAGTGGTGATGTGTGTTATGAAGCACTTGCCCAAG GTTCCTGAGAAGAAGCTGAAGCTGGTGATGGCTGACAAGGAATTGTACCGAGCGTGTGCGGTGGAAGTGAAGAGGCAGATCTGGCAAGACAACCAAGCACTGTTTGGTGATGAAGTCTCACCACTGCTGAAGCAGTATATTCTGGAGAAAGAGAGTGCGCTCTTCAGCACAGAGCTCTCTGTCCTACACAACTTCTTCAGCCCTTCCCCCAAGACCAGGCGCCAGGGAGAG GTGGTCCAGAAGCTGACGCAGATGGTAGGGAAGAATGTGAAGCTGTATGACATGGTGCTGCAGTTTCTGCGCACACTGTTCCTGCGGACCAGGAATGTGCACTACTGCACACTACGAGCTGAGCTGCTCATGTCCCTGCATGACTTGGATGTCAGTGACATCTGTACTGTGGATCCCTGCCATAAG TTCACTTGGTGCCTGGATGCCTGTATCCGCGAGCGGTTTGTGGACAGCAAAAGAGCCCGGGAGCTGCAGGGATTTCTTGATGGTGTGAAGAAGGGGCAGGAACAAGTTTTGGG AGATTTGTCCATGATCCTGTGCGACCCCTTTGCCATCAACACACTGTCCCTGAGCACCATCAGGCACTTGCAGGAGCTGGTTAGCCAGGAGACACTGCCCAGG GATAGTCCCGACCTCCTTCTCCTACTTAGGCTGCTGGCACTGGGCCAAGGTGCCTGGGACTTAATAGACAGCCAGGTCTTCAAGGAGCCCAAGATG GAGGCAGAGCTCATCACCAAGTTCCTGCCGATGCTCATGTCCTTCGTGGTGGATGACTACACTTTCAACGTAGATCAGAAGCTTCCGGCTGAGGAGAAAGCCCCAGTCACGTACCCCAACACGCTTCCTGAAAGTTTCACCAA GTTTCTGCAGGAGCAGCGCATGGCTTGTGAGGTAGGGCTCTACTACGTCCTGCACATCACCAAGCAGAGAAACAAGAATGCACTCCTGCGCCTGCTGCCTGGACTTG TGGAAACCTTTGGTGACCTGGCCTTTAGTGACATCTTTCTCCACCTGCTCACTGGGAGCCTGGCCCTGCTGGCTGATGAATTTGCCCTGGAGGATTTCTGCAGCAGCCTCTTTGATGGCTTCTTCCTCACTGCCTCTCCCAG GAAGGAAAATGTGCATCGTCATGTGCTGAGGCTTCTCCTGCACTTGCACCCCAGAGTGGCCCCTTCCAAGCTGGAGGCGCTGCAGAAGGCTCTGGAGCCCACAGGCCAG AGTGGGGAGGCCGTGAAGGAGCTCTACTCCCAGCTTGGTGAGAAGTTGGAGCAGTTGGACCATCGGAAACCTAGTCCTAcccaagctacagagacaccAGCCCTGGAGCTGCCTCTTCCCAATGTGCCTGCTCCAGCTCCACTGTGA
- the Tor4a gene encoding torsin-4A: MDRGQTSLEPQAKGPCVIAPVRAVLRLRRRVCVLRKRRLLQLGTEPDTGTGALGSSGSSGALRADLDQPKFFTFDSLTELSSRTPRKKRRRRSRVVLYPETSRKYRPRTERQSRAQRCLLLLVAIVGFQVLNAIENLDDNAQRYDLDGLEKALRRSVFGQPAAVGRIMALLRDYLATHVHSHPLLLALHGPSGVGKSHVGRLLARHFQAVLEDGALVLQYHARHHCPELRPVQDCRKELAQRVADVVAQAEAEEKTPLLVLDEAELLPPALLDELHGLLQPQRSHHFHNAIYVLLSGAGGVEITQFVLRNASRMLPPHLHSAGNTQTEEELHSSLRELLAREHPLWNTAAIVPFLLLDKPDVVNCFREEMAGEGFFPEQALAEQLAEQLSYYQVAGHEFAITGCKQVVAKVNLLQHKPAKAEP, translated from the coding sequence ATGGATCGCGGCCAAACTAGCCTAGAGCCCCAGGCCAAGGGCCCATGCGTGATCGCGCCGGTGCGCGCTGTGCTCCGTCTGCGCCGCCGCGTCTGCGTCCTGCGCAAGAGGCGCCTGTTGCAGCTAGGCACCGAACCGGACACTGGGACAGGGGCACTCGGGTCCAGCGGCAGCTCCGGGGCTCTGCGTGCGGACCTAGACCAACCTAAATTCTTCACGTTCGACAGCCTGACGGAGTTGTCTTCCAGGACACCCCGCAAGAAGCGTAGGCGGCGTAGTCGGGTAGTGCTCTACCCCGAAACCTCACGGAAGTACCGACCCCGCACAGAGCGCCAGAGCCGTGCACAGCGTTGTCTGCTGCTGCTTGTAGCCATCGTGGGATTCCAGGTTCTTAACGCCATCGAGAATCTGGACGATAACGCACAACGTTATGACCTCGATGGACTGGAGAAAGCGCTGCGGCGTTCTGTGTTTGGCCAGCCAGCTGCTGTGGGCCGCATCATGGCCCTGCTGCGGGACTACCTGGCTACACACGTTCACAGTCATCCCTTGCTCCTGGCTCTGCATGGGCCCAGTGGTGTAGGCAAGAGTCACGTGGGACGCCTGCTGGCACGCCACTTCCAGGCAGTGCTGGAGGATGGCGCGTTGGTGCTGCAGTACCATGCACGACATCACTGTCCAGAGCTGCGCCCGGTTCAGGACTGCCGGAAGGAGCTGGCACAGCGTGTGGcggatgtggtggcacaggctgagGCCGAGGAGAAGACCCCTCTCTTGGTCCTGGATGAGGCTGAACTCTTGCCACCTGCGCTGCTGGATGAGCTGCACGGTCTCCTGCAGCCACAGCGCTCGCATCATTTCCACAACGCTATCTATGTACTCCTAAGTGGCGCTGGTGGTGTAGAGATCACACAGTTTGTGCTGCGAAACGCATCACGTATGTTGCCCCCACACCTCCACAGTGCAGGCAACACTCAGACTGAGGAGGAGTTACACTCCAGTCTCCGGGAGCTCCTGGCCCGGGAACACCCTCTGTGGAACACTGCTGCCATCGTGCCCTTCCTGCTACTAGACAAGCCAGATGTGGTCAACTGCTTCCGAGAGGAGATGGCAGGGGAGGGCTTTTTTCCAGAGCAAGCGCTGGCAGAGCAGCTGGCAGAGCAGCTCAGCTACTACCAAGTCGCTGGACATGAATTTGCCATCACTGGCTGCAAGCAGGTCGTAGCTAAGGTCAACCTTTTGCAGCACAAGCCTGCAAAGGCTGAACCCTAG